In one window of Paraflavitalea soli DNA:
- a CDS encoding efflux RND transporter permease subunit, with translation MWGTLARFILQFRWLLLCLLLAVTGFLGWHASKVQLSYEFTRAIPTDNPKYLAYQAFRQQFGEDGNLLVIGVQTDQLFTEKIFNDYTGLAADMKKVEAVEDVLSVPAATNLLRDAAAEKLNASPVFPPGQLSQATIDSCAAVFRSLPFYQGLLYNPSTNTFLMAIRINKDVLNSKKRNDVVAKIVAIGDAFGKKHTLDMHYSGLPLIRTNIATKVASEMQWFLLGSILLSAILLLISFRSFSAMGLSLAVVIIGVLWSLGTMVLMGYKITILNALIPPLVVVIGIPNCIYFLNKFHTAWNDTAAISDPALRKRTALTEMISRMGVVTLFCNIAAAIGFGVFALTKSAVLKEFGFVAGINIMALFFISVILIPVALSFLPAPKSRHTRYLDNKWMLSILDKLEVWSVSHRKMIYVLTGVILIVAVAGIFRLRSEGFMVDDLPKTDKIYTDLKFFEKHFKGIMPLEIVVDTKRKNGLRANMLQTFSKIDSLSGFIAAQPEMNRPLSIVEGLKFARQAYYEGDSLQYGLPTSFDIGFLAQYLSSKAEDSSSKQNNFNRVVRSFMDSTRQRARISVNMADVGSKKLPELIQSIENKSDQLFDTARYKIEFTGTTVTFLEGSAFIINGLKESIAWAFLLIALCMLYLFKSFKILLCSLVPNIIPLIITAGVMGWTGVAIKPSTVLVFSVALGIAVDITIRFLVNYKQELQNNDKSPHDTVVDTIHKTGISIIYTSLVLIAGFVIFCFSGFGGTQALGWLTSLTLVLATLTNLVFLPTLLMSFVKKERKK, from the coding sequence ATGTGGGGAACCCTTGCACGCTTTATTCTGCAATTCCGCTGGTTGTTACTCTGTTTATTGCTGGCTGTTACAGGTTTCCTGGGCTGGCATGCCAGTAAAGTGCAATTGAGTTATGAATTTACCAGGGCTATCCCTACCGATAATCCTAAGTACCTGGCCTACCAGGCATTTCGTCAGCAATTTGGAGAAGATGGCAACCTGCTCGTTATTGGCGTGCAAACTGACCAGTTGTTTACAGAAAAGATATTTAATGATTATACCGGCCTGGCCGCCGATATGAAAAAAGTAGAGGCTGTAGAAGATGTATTGAGCGTGCCCGCCGCCACCAATCTCCTCCGGGATGCTGCCGCAGAAAAGCTCAACGCATCTCCCGTATTCCCTCCCGGTCAATTATCCCAGGCCACCATTGATAGTTGTGCTGCCGTGTTTCGCAGCCTGCCCTTTTACCAGGGTTTGCTGTATAACCCCTCCACCAATACTTTTTTGATGGCCATCCGTATCAATAAGGATGTGCTCAATTCAAAAAAGAGGAATGATGTTGTTGCAAAAATTGTAGCAATCGGCGATGCTTTTGGTAAAAAGCATACCCTGGATATGCACTACAGCGGCTTGCCCCTCATTCGTACCAATATAGCCACCAAGGTGGCCAGCGAAATGCAGTGGTTTCTCCTCGGGTCTATCCTGCTGTCGGCCATACTCCTGCTCATTTCTTTCCGCAGCTTCAGCGCCATGGGACTATCACTTGCTGTGGTCATCATCGGCGTATTATGGAGCCTGGGCACCATGGTCTTAATGGGGTACAAGATCACTATTTTGAATGCCCTCATACCACCATTGGTAGTAGTGATTGGCATCCCCAACTGTATTTATTTCCTCAATAAGTTCCATACCGCCTGGAATGATACGGCCGCCATCTCCGATCCTGCGCTAAGAAAACGTACAGCCCTTACTGAAATGATCAGCCGCATGGGCGTGGTTACCCTCTTTTGCAATATCGCAGCCGCAATAGGCTTCGGGGTTTTTGCCCTGACCAAAAGTGCTGTGCTGAAAGAATTTGGGTTTGTGGCAGGTATCAACATCATGGCCCTCTTCTTCATTTCAGTGATCCTCATTCCCGTGGCACTGAGCTTTCTGCCAGCGCCCAAATCCCGCCATACCCGTTACCTCGATAATAAGTGGATGCTATCCATACTCGACAAACTGGAAGTATGGTCCGTCAGCCACCGCAAAATGATCTATGTGCTCACCGGCGTCATATTGATTGTAGCCGTAGCGGGCATCTTCCGCCTCCGTTCAGAAGGATTTATGGTAGATGACCTGCCAAAAACTGATAAGATCTACACCGACCTTAAGTTTTTTGAGAAGCATTTTAAAGGCATCATGCCCCTCGAAATCGTGGTCGATACCAAAAGGAAGAATGGATTGCGGGCCAATATGCTCCAAACCTTTTCTAAAATAGACTCCCTCTCTGGTTTCATCGCTGCACAGCCCGAAATGAACAGACCCCTTTCCATCGTGGAAGGGTTGAAGTTTGCCCGCCAGGCTTATTATGAAGGCGATAGCCTGCAATATGGACTGCCTACCAGCTTCGACATTGGTTTCCTGGCTCAATATCTGAGCAGTAAGGCTGAAGACAGCAGCAGTAAGCAGAATAATTTCAACCGCGTGGTTCGGTCCTTTATGGACAGTACCCGCCAGCGTGCCCGCATCAGCGTCAACATGGCCGATGTAGGCAGTAAAAAACTGCCCGAACTCATCCAGTCTATAGAAAACAAAAGTGATCAGCTATTCGATACCGCCAGGTATAAAATTGAATTTACCGGCACCACCGTTACCTTCCTCGAAGGAAGCGCTTTTATCATCAACGGTCTCAAGGAAAGTATAGCATGGGCCTTCCTGCTCATCGCCCTTTGTATGTTGTACTTGTTCAAGTCTTTTAAAATTCTCTTGTGTTCCCTTGTGCCCAATATCATTCCTCTTATTATTACAGCTGGCGTAATGGGTTGGACCGGCGTGGCCATTAAACCTTCTACCGTATTGGTCTTCTCCGTGGCCCTCGGTATAGCTGTTGATATTACCATTCGGTTCCTGGTCAACTATAAGCAGGAATTACAAAACAACGATAAATCACCACACGATACAGTGGTTGATACCATACACAAAACAGGCATCAGCATTATTTATACCTCCCTCGTATTGATAGCTGGGTTTGTTATTTTTTGTTTCAGTGGATTTGGAGGCACCCAGGCCCTGGGATGGCTTACCTCCCTCACCCTGGTATTGGCTACCTTAACCAATCTTGTTTTCCTGCCTACCCTGCTCATGAGTTTTGTAAAAAAGGAACGGAAGAAGTAA
- a CDS encoding SusC/RagA family TonB-linked outer membrane protein, with protein MRKILCTLLSTLLILSQFVVQAQERTISGKISDPAGLPVVGASVTIKGSALGTTTAADGSFSLRVPASAKAIIISAVGYASQDLTIGNKNVFTVSLAQEDKGLEEVIVTGYGNQKRSQYAGAASKVEAKAINQVPMGSLDQILQGRAPGLYATAGSGQPGSAANVIIRGVGTINGTSTPLYVMDGIPVQAAAFAALSPGDIASVDVLKDAVATALYGSRGSNGVIVITTKRGKSGKVTFGVKSQYGFSDRTRPKFDMMTSSEHLQFEEEVGLENGFDIGPGWYLSRKNPDNAGLPETRLARYDQILDSLRNNTTDWGDIFFRRGKTQEYEVNASGGGERTGFYSSLNYFKQEGIANRSQLERISFRTNVDFKTDRLTIGLSTTLNYASSSFIEGENGTSIVNPFSAVYYALPYELPYRNGVLLHGGNTSGPGADPLLPATAGRALVYDQREGSAALERQNATTSKRNEIKAILGANIRYKLFDGLSIISTLGVDFRELMTERFIDPRTYTGTQVAIGAQGSFSEGTNRFMQLFGNAGLNYNKTFAGKHQVDASALVENMKATSRAFSYVGYGINPILLNTPAAVTQGSTAGFIPTVAGGRDGIPGSGVIQSLIGILRYTYDGKYSFNGSYRLDASSAVPEKNRSISYFGVGGSWNIMKENFMSTVDFVSDLQLRASYGSSASPFNSPFGYLSLYGNSTTPYNGQPGYVVSQLGNDDYDWEYNNTTNFGLDFSVLNSRIRGTIEWYNKATRNLFISQQLSAWSGATSQNVNAGEMRNRGVEVALSGDVIAKNDFRVTIGGNVGFNKNEITSLGQVNEFPLGTSIIRVGLPYGTHFIPKWGGVDAATGNPLYYNKDGTLTTQYNSSTQSVADFGSWLPKVNGGFNGSLNYKGIYIEAFFSFAAGNKRYNNEDFFNENYSFATSNQSTEWFKRWRKPGDVAKVQRFGSARSFSSKDIQDASYVRFRNLNVGYNIPRKYLQQIAIFSAATVFAQAQNLYTWTTWRGFDPEDNNNISTFEYPNARTFTFGINLTF; from the coding sequence ATGAGGAAAATTTTATGCACGTTGCTGAGTACCCTGCTGATATTGAGTCAGTTTGTGGTGCAGGCACAGGAAAGGACGATTTCTGGTAAAATATCTGATCCAGCCGGTCTCCCCGTTGTTGGCGCATCAGTTACGATCAAAGGCTCGGCATTAGGTACTACAACTGCTGCCGATGGCTCTTTCTCTTTAAGGGTTCCAGCTTCTGCTAAAGCGATCATTATTTCAGCAGTAGGCTACGCCAGCCAGGATCTTACTATTGGTAACAAGAATGTATTTACCGTTTCACTTGCCCAGGAAGATAAGGGCCTTGAAGAGGTTATTGTAACTGGTTATGGAAACCAAAAGCGTTCCCAATACGCTGGGGCAGCATCCAAGGTAGAAGCTAAAGCTATCAACCAGGTGCCAATGGGTAGCCTTGACCAGATCTTACAGGGCCGTGCTCCGGGGTTATATGCTACAGCCGGTTCCGGCCAGCCAGGTAGTGCCGCCAATGTGATTATTCGTGGTGTGGGAACCATTAACGGCACCAGTACCCCATTGTACGTAATGGACGGTATTCCCGTGCAGGCTGCTGCTTTTGCTGCTTTAAGCCCAGGCGATATTGCTTCCGTGGATGTGTTGAAAGATGCCGTTGCTACAGCACTCTATGGTTCCCGGGGTTCCAATGGGGTGATCGTGATCACCACCAAAAGAGGGAAGAGTGGGAAGGTTACCTTCGGCGTAAAATCACAATACGGTTTTTCTGACCGCACCAGGCCCAAGTTTGATATGATGACCTCTTCCGAACACCTGCAATTTGAAGAAGAAGTAGGGTTGGAAAATGGATTTGATATTGGCCCGGGATGGTATTTATCCAGAAAGAATCCCGACAATGCGGGATTACCGGAAACCAGGCTTGCCAGGTACGATCAAATTTTGGACAGCCTTCGTAATAATACTACCGACTGGGGTGATATCTTTTTCCGCCGTGGTAAAACGCAAGAGTATGAAGTGAATGCATCAGGTGGCGGAGAGCGTACCGGCTTTTATTCTTCACTCAACTATTTCAAGCAGGAAGGTATAGCCAATCGTTCACAACTGGAGCGGATCTCCTTCAGAACAAACGTAGATTTTAAGACCGATAGATTAACTATTGGGCTAAGTACTACACTGAACTATGCATCCAGCAGCTTCATTGAAGGTGAAAATGGAACCTCCATTGTAAACCCATTCTCGGCAGTGTATTACGCATTGCCTTATGAGTTGCCCTATAGAAATGGCGTATTGCTGCATGGTGGCAATACCTCTGGACCGGGTGCAGACCCATTATTGCCTGCCACAGCAGGCAGAGCACTGGTGTATGATCAGCGCGAAGGTTCTGCAGCCCTGGAACGCCAGAACGCAACCACCAGCAAACGCAATGAAATAAAAGCAATACTGGGGGCCAATATCAGGTACAAATTATTCGATGGCTTATCAATTATAAGTACTCTTGGTGTGGATTTTCGTGAATTGATGACAGAGCGCTTCATAGATCCCAGAACTTATACCGGAACGCAGGTTGCCATTGGCGCTCAGGGTTCTTTCTCAGAAGGAACCAATCGTTTTATGCAACTGTTTGGCAATGCGGGTTTGAACTATAATAAAACCTTTGCCGGCAAGCACCAGGTAGATGCTTCTGCCCTGGTAGAAAATATGAAAGCTACCAGCCGCGCATTCTCTTATGTAGGTTATGGCATTAACCCTATTTTGCTTAATACGCCGGCAGCTGTTACCCAGGGTTCAACCGCAGGCTTCATTCCAACTGTAGCTGGCGGCCGCGATGGTATTCCCGGTTCAGGTGTCATTCAGTCCCTGATTGGCATCCTTCGTTATACATACGACGGAAAATACAGCTTCAATGGTAGTTACCGTTTAGATGCTTCTTCAGCTGTGCCTGAAAAAAATCGTTCAATCTCTTATTTTGGTGTTGGTGGCTCCTGGAATATCATGAAGGAAAACTTCATGTCTACAGTTGATTTCGTTTCCGATTTGCAACTCCGCGCCAGCTATGGTTCTTCTGCCAGTCCGTTTAATTCCCCATTTGGATATTTGTCATTGTATGGTAATTCTACTACCCCCTACAATGGTCAGCCAGGTTATGTGGTATCACAATTGGGTAATGATGATTATGATTGGGAATATAACAATACTACTAACTTCGGTCTGGATTTTAGTGTGTTGAATTCCCGCATCCGTGGTACCATAGAATGGTACAATAAAGCGACCCGCAACCTGTTCATCTCCCAGCAGCTTTCTGCCTGGTCCGGGGCCACCTCACAAAATGTGAATGCCGGTGAAATGCGCAATCGCGGTGTGGAAGTAGCACTGTCAGGTGATGTGATTGCTAAGAATGATTTCCGTGTAACCATTGGTGGAAATGTAGGTTTCAATAAAAACGAGATCACCAGCCTGGGCCAGGTGAATGAGTTCCCCCTCGGAACCTCTATCATTCGTGTGGGCCTGCCTTATGGTACCCATTTTATACCTAAATGGGGTGGTGTAGATGCCGCTACGGGTAATCCGCTCTATTATAATAAAGACGGTACACTGACCACACAATACAATAGCTCCACCCAAAGCGTAGCTGATTTTGGCAGCTGGTTACCCAAGGTAAATGGTGGTTTTAATGGTAGCCTTAACTATAAAGGAATTTATATAGAGGCTTTCTTCTCCTTTGCTGCCGGCAACAAACGATATAATAACGAGGATTTCTTTAATGAAAATTACTCTTTTGCTACCAGCAACCAGTCTACTGAATGGTTCAAACGTTGGAGAAAACCAGGCGATGTGGCTAAAGTGCAAAGATTTGGTAGCGCCAGAAGCTTTTCTTCTAAAGATATACAGGATGCCTCTTATGTACGTTTTAGAAACCTGAATGTAGGATACAATATTCCGCGCAAGTATTTGCAGCAAATCGCCATATTCTCTGCTGCTACCGTCTTCGCGCAGGCTCAAAACCTGTATACCTGGACCACCTGGAGGGGATTTGATCCCGAAGACAACAACAATATCAGCACGTTCGAGTACCCCAATGCCCGCACATTTACATTTGGTATCAACTTAACCTTCTAA
- a CDS encoding RagB/SusD family nutrient uptake outer membrane protein — protein MKMKRIAWIAGLALIGVSCKKQLEILPSDSIVEETAMTTVPFLEKGMVGVYININGSYDAEIYATSLYSDEANLPTENNTGRGVIAHRWQTDPGVGEVTAAWGRYAFGVDRANRVIAAADKLTGLSAADAATRDRIKAEALAIRAFCEFQVLINYAENLQSGSLGVPYVTESKIQKPARLTVGEVFAKVNQDLTTAAGLMPASFTDNTRFTAKAISALQARVALYQKDWGTAITAATAAINAVPLATSAQYPGIWTDQTEAEVIWKHKRTSGQGRLGDSYYDRTSSKIMYGVSFKLLNTFAANDIRLASTVLDRGGSRYSVAKYIGGTPSEPGRADVKVFRTAEMYLIRAEAYAENNQVALGAADLNALRKQRIAGYVDEVFASKESLINAVILERFKELAFEGQRMNDLRRKLLPVTRLPQDAINASAKTTLSPTDKEYYYPIPGTEILANENMIQNPTYRQ, from the coding sequence ATGAAGATGAAAAGAATTGCATGGATAGCAGGTTTGGCCTTGATAGGCGTTTCCTGCAAAAAACAACTGGAAATATTACCCTCGGATAGTATAGTAGAAGAAACTGCCATGACTACCGTTCCATTTCTTGAAAAAGGGATGGTAGGGGTTTACATCAACATAAATGGATCTTATGATGCAGAAATTTATGCCACCAGTCTGTATTCAGATGAGGCCAACCTGCCCACTGAAAACAATACCGGCAGGGGTGTAATTGCCCATCGTTGGCAAACCGATCCAGGTGTTGGTGAAGTTACTGCAGCCTGGGGCCGCTATGCTTTTGGCGTTGACCGAGCCAATCGTGTAATTGCCGCTGCTGATAAGCTCACTGGTCTCTCTGCTGCAGATGCTGCCACCAGGGATAGGATTAAGGCTGAAGCCTTGGCTATAAGAGCGTTTTGTGAATTCCAGGTGCTCATTAATTATGCCGAAAACCTCCAGTCAGGCTCTCTCGGTGTACCGTATGTTACCGAGTCCAAAATTCAAAAGCCGGCACGCCTTACTGTAGGAGAAGTATTTGCAAAGGTTAATCAAGACCTGACTACAGCAGCAGGCCTGATGCCCGCCTCCTTTACTGATAATACACGCTTTACAGCAAAAGCCATTAGCGCCTTGCAGGCCAGGGTAGCGCTCTATCAGAAAGACTGGGGCACAGCTATTACCGCAGCAACTGCAGCCATTAATGCTGTTCCATTGGCAACATCAGCCCAGTATCCTGGTATCTGGACAGACCAAACTGAAGCGGAAGTTATCTGGAAACATAAAAGAACTTCTGGCCAGGGCCGGTTAGGTGATTCGTATTATGACCGTACTTCTTCAAAAATTATGTATGGAGTTTCGTTCAAGCTATTGAATACTTTTGCTGCGAACGATATTCGGTTAGCCAGCACGGTACTTGACAGAGGAGGCAGCCGTTACTCTGTAGCCAAATACATCGGCGGAACCCCTTCCGAGCCAGGTCGTGCCGACGTGAAAGTATTCCGCACAGCCGAAATGTACCTGATCAGGGCCGAAGCATACGCCGAAAACAATCAGGTGGCACTGGGTGCTGCCGATCTGAACGCTTTACGTAAACAAAGGATCGCCGGGTATGTGGATGAAGTTTTCGCCTCTAAGGAAAGCCTCATTAATGCTGTCATATTGGAAAGATTTAAAGAGCTGGCTTTCGAAGGCCAGCGAATGAATGACCTGCGTCGGAAATTATTGCCTGTAACAAGGCTTCCCCAGGATGCAATAAACGCATCTGCTAAAACAACGCTCAGTCCAACAGATAAAGAATATTATTACCCGATTCCTGGTACCGAAATTCTTGCTAATGAAAATATGATCCAGAACCCAACGTACAGGCAGTAA
- a CDS encoding SusC/RagA family TonB-linked outer membrane protein gives MRKAILVLLCVALNIGQLLAQTRTITGKVTDPAGLPLSGVTIIAKGAAGTTTASDGTFKLSVPGSVKVISLSAVGYEGQELSVVGKNEVIVSMKVDNQRLEEVVVTGYGSRRKAEFTGAVSRVSSKKIEQVPMASFEQILQGRAPGLYIASGSGQPGSYARVNIRGVGTLGNGTDPLYILDGMPIEAGVFRTMNPNDFETVDVLKDAAGASLYGSRGANGVIVITSKKGKSGKAQLQFRTQHGVNTQPTIKYDMMNTDQRLQFEETILGPGNILPVNGAGLTGYPGWDYSKNNPRYGTLTPAQQQLEAHLLDSIKGINTDWADHFFRDGKFHSYELNASGGNQGMNYYTSLSAYNQEGIVLRSNLDRYTFRGNLDFKTDRLTVAIRSSAGWSKQSGIESEAGVALANPIAAAYLSLPYVRLFNNAGLPDVKGSNIGANAYDRLFTTTSLINQFKGTLGITATYAVWGGIGLRTTAGVDYRNNNTSRYIDPRSFAGTSISTGNRGSYNEGNNENLQLMTSSGLTFNRTFNSVHTVNAQALLEFISNRYRAFNATGYGLNTKLGITPAAITAGSTTNNMIPTIGGSKTRNALYSLVGVADYSYDKKYTLSASLRRDAPSQVPEGNRNNIFWSVGASWNIMAEDFMASQNFLNDLRLRASYGSSGNANGFSSDYGYITSYGSGGYAGVTGIVPSSPGNPSYKLESQAIANIGVDLSAWNNRLRATVEWYNKKSKNLFASQPISRSTGFLTLSTNAAEVKNTGVEALVAVDVISNKDWTVTIGGNVAYLKNEITSLGSLSEFTAGTGIYRVGLPIGTHYTVGWIGVDPQTGDAIYQDINGNPTSVYSASNNRAAFGTYIPKYTGGANLDARYKNFDFSVLFSFAEGVKRYNNERFFYELGNNGVSYNMTADMLNAWTKPGQVTNFQRVGAGSTRQFSSKDINDASFIRLRNMQAGYTFNFKNPSKAIRGFRIYAQAQNLLTWTKWQGFDPEESNNIATYEFPNPRSYTFGVDVNF, from the coding sequence ATGAGAAAAGCAATTTTAGTGTTGCTATGTGTTGCTCTGAACATAGGGCAATTGCTTGCACAAACCCGGACTATCACCGGGAAAGTAACAGATCCTGCCGGACTTCCTTTATCCGGTGTTACTATTATTGCCAAAGGAGCTGCCGGTACTACAACAGCTTCTGATGGAACTTTCAAACTCTCTGTGCCTGGTTCCGTTAAAGTAATTTCCCTTTCTGCAGTTGGATATGAAGGCCAGGAGCTAAGTGTAGTAGGTAAGAATGAGGTCATAGTATCAATGAAAGTTGATAACCAACGCCTCGAAGAAGTGGTGGTTACTGGTTACGGCTCAAGAAGAAAAGCTGAATTTACCGGTGCCGTTTCACGCGTAAGCTCCAAAAAGATCGAGCAGGTGCCTATGGCATCTTTCGAGCAGATCCTGCAAGGACGTGCTCCCGGTTTATACATTGCCTCTGGTTCAGGTCAGCCAGGTAGCTATGCACGCGTAAACATCCGTGGCGTAGGTACTTTAGGTAATGGTACCGATCCCTTATACATCCTCGATGGTATGCCCATCGAAGCCGGTGTTTTCCGTACTATGAACCCCAATGATTTTGAAACTGTCGACGTATTGAAAGATGCAGCCGGAGCTTCCTTATATGGTTCCCGCGGTGCAAATGGTGTCATCGTTATTACCAGCAAAAAAGGTAAATCCGGAAAAGCCCAGTTGCAATTCCGCACACAGCACGGTGTGAACACCCAGCCTACTATTAAGTATGATATGATGAATACCGACCAAAGGCTCCAGTTTGAAGAAACCATCCTGGGACCAGGAAATATCCTTCCTGTTAATGGTGCAGGTTTAACCGGTTATCCGGGTTGGGATTACTCCAAGAACAATCCCCGCTATGGAACTTTAACGCCTGCTCAGCAGCAGCTGGAAGCTCATTTGTTGGATAGTATCAAGGGTATCAATACCGATTGGGCAGATCATTTCTTCCGTGATGGCAAATTCCATTCTTACGAGTTGAATGCTTCCGGTGGCAACCAGGGTATGAACTATTATACCTCTTTAAGTGCTTATAACCAAGAAGGTATCGTACTTCGTTCAAATCTCGATCGCTATACTTTCCGTGGTAACCTCGACTTCAAAACAGATAGACTTACAGTTGCAATCCGCTCTTCAGCTGGTTGGTCCAAGCAAAGCGGTATCGAATCTGAAGCAGGTGTAGCATTGGCTAACCCTATCGCTGCTGCTTACTTGTCGCTTCCTTATGTAAGGTTATTTAATAACGCAGGTCTTCCTGATGTAAAAGGCAGTAATATCGGAGCAAATGCATACGATCGCTTATTTACCACTACCAGCCTTATCAACCAGTTTAAAGGAACCCTGGGTATTACTGCTACTTATGCAGTATGGGGTGGCATTGGTTTAAGAACAACAGCAGGTGTTGACTACCGCAACAACAACACCAGCCGTTACATTGACCCCAGATCTTTTGCTGGTACCAGTATCTCCACAGGTAACAGAGGATCTTATAACGAAGGTAATAACGAGAACCTGCAGTTGATGACTTCAAGCGGTCTTACTTTCAACCGTACCTTCAACAGCGTACACACGGTGAACGCACAGGCCTTGTTGGAGTTTATCAGCAACAGATACAGAGCTTTCAATGCTACCGGGTACGGTCTCAATACCAAACTGGGCATTACGCCGGCCGCCATTACTGCCGGATCTACTACCAACAACATGATCCCTACGATCGGTGGTAGCAAAACGCGTAATGCACTTTACTCCCTGGTTGGAGTGGCTGATTACTCATATGACAAGAAATACACCTTGTCTGCCAGCCTTCGTCGTGATGCACCTTCTCAGGTACCAGAAGGTAACAGAAATAATATCTTCTGGAGCGTAGGCGCCAGCTGGAATATTATGGCAGAAGACTTCATGGCGTCCCAAAATTTCCTGAATGACCTTCGCCTGCGTGCCAGCTATGGTTCTTCAGGCAATGCCAACGGCTTTAGCTCTGACTACGGATACATTACATCATACGGCTCAGGGGGCTATGCTGGTGTAACTGGTATCGTACCTTCTTCTCCAGGTAACCCCTCTTATAAACTGGAATCTCAGGCCATCGCCAATATTGGTGTTGACTTATCTGCCTGGAACAATAGGTTGAGAGCTACTGTAGAGTGGTACAATAAAAAGTCTAAGAACCTCTTTGCTTCACAGCCAATCTCACGTTCAACAGGCTTCCTCACTTTGTCAACCAATGCGGCTGAAGTAAAAAATACCGGTGTAGAAGCCTTGGTGGCAGTTGATGTGATAAGTAATAAAGATTGGACTGTTACCATTGGGGGCAACGTTGCTTACCTGAAGAACGAGATCACCAGCCTGGGTTCTTTGTCTGAATTTACTGCCGGTACAGGTATCTACCGTGTTGGTCTGCCTATCGGTACTCACTACACAGTGGGCTGGATCGGTGTTGATCCCCAAACTGGTGATGCCATTTATCAGGATATCAACGGTAATCCTACCAGCGTTTACAGCGCTAGCAACAACCGTGCTGCATTCGGAACCTATATACCTAAGTATACAGGTGGCGCTAACCTCGATGCGCGTTATAAGAACTTCGACTTCTCTGTCCTCTTCTCTTTTGCAGAAGGTGTGAAACGTTACAACAACGAGCGTTTCTTTTACGAGCTGGGCAACAATGGTGTGTCTTATAACATGACCGCAGACATGTTGAATGCCTGGACGAAACCTGGTCAGGTGACCAATTTCCAACGTGTTGGAGCTGGTTCTACCCGTCAGTTCTCTTCTAAGGATATCAACGACGCCTCTTTCATAAGACTGCGTAATATGCAGGCTGGTTATACATTCAACTTCAAAAACCCCAGCAAAGCTATCCGCGGCTTCAGGATATATGCTCAAGCGCAAAACCTGCTGACCTGGACCAAATGGCAAGGATTCGATCCCGAAGAAAGCAACAATATTGCTACTTACGAGTTCCCCAATCCCCGCAGCTACACATTTGGTGTGGATGTTAATTTCTAA